One segment of Candidatus Eisenbacteria bacterium DNA contains the following:
- the ggt gene encoding gamma-glutamyltransferase, whose amino-acid sequence MAGNRGRWAATVLLAIGITGRATAGDVWTGGVVAADHETASRAGLEMLEAGGNAVDAAVATAFCLGVVRPYSCGIGGGGFLLLHLRGDAEGPREVAIDHRERAPGACGPDYYEGLEPEASLWGAHAAAVPGTPAGLLLALERYGVLDRAAALAPAIRAAEEGFEADAHYGKSAAEVIAWFEERPAWKERFPFVWKRFLREGKVREGDRIRLPEQAEALRLIARDGAAAFYDGPIAEAIVAAVRMGGGDLTREDLRRYEPVETKPLEGSFRGLRVLAMPPPSSGGTALLQTFGILEALERNPAAEKPGSAAYIHLVAEAEKHAFADRAAWMGDPEFVDVPLERLLAPDYLIALAARIDGRSHPPGEYGTPALLPEDGGTSHYCVVDRWGNAASGTETINLEFGSLIVVEPYGFCLNNEMDDFLTRRGVPNAYGLYHDDRNLPAPGKRPLSSMCPTILLDDDGPVALAGASGGPRIISATIQALLNVVLFDMDAEKAVSLPRFHHQWMPNDLYLERGIDSGVQLDLFGKGHHMERMEVIGQAQLIRRAGDGYEAASDPRKGGKPAGRNETAAAE is encoded by the coding sequence ATGGCGGGCAACCGGGGACGGTGGGCGGCAACCGTCCTTCTGGCGATCGGAATCACCGGAAGGGCGACGGCGGGGGATGTCTGGACCGGAGGCGTGGTCGCGGCGGACCACGAGACGGCGAGCCGGGCGGGCCTGGAAATGCTCGAGGCGGGCGGAAACGCGGTCGACGCGGCGGTGGCGACCGCCTTCTGCCTCGGCGTGGTCCGCCCCTATTCCTGCGGGATCGGCGGCGGCGGTTTCCTCCTCCTCCACCTGCGGGGGGACGCGGAGGGCCCGCGGGAGGTGGCGATCGATCACCGGGAGCGGGCGCCCGGCGCCTGCGGCCCGGACTATTACGAAGGGTTGGAACCGGAGGCGAGCCTATGGGGGGCTCACGCGGCCGCGGTCCCCGGAACGCCGGCGGGGCTTCTCCTGGCGCTGGAGCGCTACGGCGTCCTCGATCGGGCGGCGGCGCTCGCCCCGGCGATCCGCGCCGCCGAGGAGGGGTTCGAGGCGGACGCCCACTACGGGAAAAGCGCCGCCGAGGTGATCGCCTGGTTCGAGGAGAGGCCCGCCTGGAAGGAGCGTTTTCCCTTCGTGTGGAAACGATTTCTCCGCGAAGGAAAAGTGCGCGAGGGGGATCGGATCCGCCTTCCCGAACAGGCGGAGGCGCTCCGCTTGATCGCTCGGGACGGGGCGGCCGCATTCTACGACGGTCCGATCGCCGAGGCGATCGTCGCGGCGGTTCGCATGGGCGGCGGCGACCTCACCCGGGAGGACCTGCGCCGTTACGAACCGGTGGAGACGAAACCACTCGAGGGGAGCTTCCGCGGGCTCCGGGTGCTCGCCATGCCCCCGCCCTCCAGCGGCGGCACGGCGCTTCTGCAGACATTCGGGATCCTGGAGGCGCTCGAACGGAACCCGGCCGCGGAGAAGCCGGGATCGGCCGCCTATATCCACCTGGTCGCCGAGGCGGAGAAACACGCCTTCGCCGACCGAGCCGCCTGGATGGGAGACCCGGAGTTCGTGGACGTCCCTCTGGAGCGCCTCCTCGCGCCGGACTACCTGATCGCTCTCGCCGCGCGAATCGACGGCCGCTCCCACCCGCCGGGGGAGTACGGCACGCCGGCGCTCCTCCCCGAGGACGGGGGAACGAGCCACTACTGCGTCGTCGACCGGTGGGGAAACGCGGCGAGCGGCACCGAAACGATCAACCTGGAGTTCGGGTCGTTGATCGTCGTCGAGCCCTACGGTTTCTGTCTCAACAACGAGATGGACGACTTCCTCACCCGCCGGGGGGTGCCGAACGCCTACGGCCTTTATCACGACGATCGGAACCTGCCCGCGCCGGGGAAACGCCCCCTCTCCAGCATGTGTCCCACCATCCTCCTGGACGACGACGGGCCGGTCGCGCTGGCCGGGGCTTCCGGGGGGCCGCGCATCATCAGCGCCACGATCCAGGCGCTCCTGAACGTGGTCTTATTCGACATGGACGCGGAAAAGGCGGTTTCCCTCCCCCGTTTTCATCATCAGTGGATGCCGAACGACCTCTATCTGGAGCGGGGAATCGACAGCGGCGTCCAGCTGGATCTCTTCGGCAAGGGACACCACATGGAGCGGATGGAGGTGATCGGACAGGCGCAGCTGATCCGCCGCGCCGGCGACGGCTACGAGGCCGCCTCGGATCCGCGAAAGGGGGGAAAGCCCGCGGGGCGGAACGAGACGGCGGCGGCGGAATAG
- a CDS encoding carboxypeptidase M32 — protein MTLRERYGAFLGIVREIHDLDMADMVLSWDQQTYMPEKGADARASQLATLAGVRHDRLTGDAMAETLAGLDESEGGGLDEDGRVNVREIRRIHERERKIPADLVREIARVQSLAQQAWVKARAEDDWSAFSPWLKKILNLKLQTADAVGWKESRLDALIDEFEPGATAAGIERVFENLKKEYIPFVRRLLDAAAAASPPAESKPFPVSAQEAFCRSLLDLIRFDSKAGRLDVSAHPFTAGNGNDVRLTTRYDERRPEMAIFGVLHEGGHGLYEQGFDPAHEGTPRAQSVSLGIHESQSRTWENMVGRSRPFWDHAFPLLRKAFPEGTAGMSPEEWYRRINRVEASCIRVEADEVTYNLHIILRFELEKAMTEGRAPVDELPRLWNAKMEEYLGITPPDDAHGALQDIHWAMGAIGYFPTYTLGNIYAAQFFRAARRAIPDLEERMAAGDLEPLREWQRREIHGRGQTYSAERLVETVTGEPLDARYLMEYLNGKYGELYGV, from the coding sequence ATGACCCTGCGGGAACGATACGGTGCCTTTCTGGGGATCGTGAGGGAAATTCACGACCTGGACATGGCGGACATGGTCCTCTCCTGGGACCAGCAGACCTACATGCCGGAGAAGGGAGCGGACGCCAGGGCTTCCCAACTCGCCACGCTGGCCGGCGTCCGGCACGACCGCCTGACCGGCGACGCGATGGCGGAGACGCTCGCCGGACTCGACGAGTCGGAAGGGGGCGGCCTGGACGAGGACGGCCGGGTGAACGTGCGGGAGATCCGCCGGATTCACGAGCGCGAGAGGAAGATTCCCGCCGACCTCGTGCGGGAGATCGCCCGCGTCCAGTCCCTCGCCCAACAGGCCTGGGTCAAGGCGCGCGCCGAAGACGACTGGTCGGCCTTCTCCCCCTGGCTGAAGAAAATTTTGAACCTGAAGCTCCAGACGGCGGACGCCGTCGGCTGGAAGGAATCCCGCCTGGACGCGCTGATCGACGAGTTCGAACCGGGCGCCACCGCCGCCGGAATCGAACGCGTATTCGAGAACCTGAAGAAGGAGTACATCCCCTTCGTGCGGCGTCTTCTGGACGCGGCCGCCGCCGCCTCGCCGCCGGCGGAGTCGAAACCTTTCCCCGTTTCGGCGCAGGAGGCGTTCTGCCGCAGTCTGCTCGACCTGATCCGCTTCGATTCCAAGGCGGGGCGGCTCGACGTCAGCGCCCACCCCTTCACCGCCGGCAACGGGAACGACGTCCGGCTCACGACCCGCTACGACGAGCGGCGGCCGGAGATGGCGATCTTCGGCGTCCTCCACGAGGGGGGGCATGGTCTCTATGAGCAGGGCTTCGATCCGGCTCACGAGGGGACGCCCCGGGCCCAGTCGGTCAGCCTCGGCATTCACGAGTCCCAGTCCCGAACCTGGGAGAACATGGTCGGCCGGAGCCGCCCCTTCTGGGACCACGCCTTCCCGCTTCTTCGCAAGGCTTTCCCGGAAGGGACCGCCGGGATGTCCCCGGAGGAGTGGTACCGGCGGATCAACCGGGTCGAGGCTTCCTGCATCCGCGTCGAGGCGGACGAGGTGACCTACAACCTCCACATCATCCTCCGCTTCGAGCTGGAGAAGGCGATGACGGAGGGGAGGGCGCCGGTCGATGAACTCCCCCGGCTCTGGAACGCCAAGATGGAGGAGTATCTGGGCATCACCCCGCCGGACGACGCGCATGGCGCGCTGCAGGACATCCACTGGGCGATGGGAGCGATCGGCTATTTCCCGACCTACACGCTGGGCAACATCTACGCCGCCCAGTTTTTCCGCGCCGCCCGCCGGGCGATCCCGGACCTGGAGGAACGGATGGCGGCGGGGGATCTCGAGCCCCTGCGGGAGTGGCAACGCCGCGAGATTCACGGCCGCGGTCAGACCTATTCCGCGGAACGTCTCGTGGAAACGGTCACAGGCGAGCCCCTCGACGCGCGGTATCTGATGGAATACCTGAACGGGAAGTACGGGGAGCTGTACGGAGTGTAG
- a CDS encoding ABC transporter permease, with amino-acid sequence MIIHAETIRVAVQELRRNFMRSLLTTLGIIIGVSAVITTVALGEGAQRAVQERIEAMGTDLLTVYPGQFRRHGVGRGGANLTVDDAPALERSSAAVLETVPEITGSLQVEYGNRNANVTVTATTANFARVNNFKIQSGKFFDPSDLQARRRVAVIGSAIPTTLGVPAARLLGAQIRIRGISFDVIGVLEEKGAQGWSNEDEQVIVPLSTGQYRVFGTDLVRRIGVRLAPDADMEIAMLEIERTLRREHRLRPEAENDFSVFSRTELIGTLEETTQTFTFLVAGIAAVSLLVGGIGIMNIMLVSVTERTSEIGVRKAIGARRRDILSQFLVEAVAICVLGGLLGILVGSGGAVILSRFADWNTVLSPRAVLLAILFSTGVGLFFGIYPARRAAAMDPIAALRHE; translated from the coding sequence ATGATCATTCATGCCGAAACGATTCGCGTCGCCGTTCAGGAGCTGCGGCGCAATTTCATGCGGTCGCTGCTCACCACGCTCGGCATCATCATCGGCGTGTCGGCGGTGATCACCACCGTCGCCCTCGGCGAGGGGGCGCAGCGGGCGGTGCAGGAACGGATCGAGGCGATGGGAACCGACCTGCTCACCGTCTATCCCGGCCAGTTCCGCCGTCACGGCGTCGGACGGGGGGGGGCGAACCTGACCGTGGACGACGCCCCCGCGCTGGAGCGATCCTCCGCCGCCGTCCTGGAGACGGTTCCCGAGATCACCGGCTCGCTGCAGGTGGAGTACGGCAACCGGAACGCCAACGTCACCGTGACCGCGACGACCGCCAACTTCGCCCGGGTAAACAACTTCAAAATACAATCCGGAAAGTTTTTCGACCCCTCCGACCTGCAGGCGAGGCGGCGGGTGGCGGTGATCGGCTCGGCGATCCCGACCACGCTCGGCGTGCCGGCGGCGCGTCTCCTCGGCGCGCAGATCCGGATTCGCGGTATCTCGTTCGACGTGATCGGCGTGCTGGAGGAGAAGGGGGCTCAGGGTTGGTCCAACGAGGACGAGCAGGTGATCGTTCCTCTCTCCACGGGCCAGTACCGGGTCTTCGGCACCGATCTGGTCCGCCGGATCGGCGTCCGGCTCGCCCCCGACGCGGACATGGAAATCGCCATGCTCGAGATCGAGAGGACGCTTCGCCGCGAACACCGGCTCCGGCCGGAGGCGGAGAACGACTTCTCCGTCTTCAGCCGGACCGAACTGATCGGCACCCTCGAGGAGACCACCCAGACCTTTACCTTCCTGGTGGCGGGAATCGCCGCGGTCAGTCTTCTGGTGGGCGGGATCGGCATCATGAACATCATGCTCGTTTCGGTCACCGAGAGGACCTCGGAGATCGGCGTCCGCAAGGCGATCGGCGCCCGGCGCCGAGACATTCTGAGCCAGTTCCTGGTGGAAGCGGTGGCGATTTGCGTGCTCGGCGGCCTGCTCGGGATTTTGGTCGGCTCGGGGGGCGCGGTCATTCTCTCCCGCTTCGCCGACTGGAACACGGTCCTCTCGCCGCGGGCGGTTCTCCTCGCGATCCTCTTCAGCACCGGCGTGGGCCTCTTCTTCGGGATCTACCCCGCGCGCCGCGCCGCCGCGATGGACCCCATCGCCGCTCTCCGGCACGAGTAG
- a CDS encoding elongation factor G — protein MSGGIERIRNIGISAHIDSGKTTLTERILYYTKRIHEIHDVDGKDGVGAKMDSMDLERERGITIQSASTQVMWDDHRVNIIDTPGHVDFTIEVERALRVLDGAVLVLCAVAGVQSQSITVDRQMKRYGVPRIAFINKCDRSGADPRRVTQQLRDRLGHNAVLLQIPIGLEAEHRGVVDLIGMRAILFEGPRGDELRVGPIPEELRAEAEAAREEMLDRLSLHSEELTEAILEDRVDEETIHAAIRAATLDLRLTPVLVGSAYKNKGVQTLLDAVVRYLPSPADIRNEAFLLDDPRERTTLVPDDDAPALGLAFKLEDGPYGQLTYLRVYQGRIARGDTLINNRTNRRVRIGRLVRMHADEMEEIDGAGPGDIVALFGVDCASGDTFAADGYRYGLTSMHVPEPVIALSVRPKTRDAQDRLSRALARFSKEDPTFRTHVDHESSETIISGMGELHLEVYVERLRREYNADVETGQPQVAYREAITRRAGFDYTHKKQTGGAGQYGRVQGYLEPCAESDFAFVSEVKGGNIPVEYIPSCEKGFRAETAEGRLVGFPVVGVRVVLVDGAFHNVDSSDHAFQTAARHAFREAYLRAQPVLLEPIMNLSIEGPTEFQGEMLRTVMQRRGVIIGTADENEFVRVDGEVPLSEMFGYATTLRSATQGKAEFTMEFARYAPVPWEIAKDRIEEIRRRKEGKG, from the coding sequence ATGAGCGGCGGAATCGAACGGATCCGGAACATCGGCATCAGCGCCCACATCGATTCGGGGAAGACCACGCTGACCGAGAGGATCCTTTACTACACGAAACGGATCCACGAGATACACGACGTGGACGGCAAAGACGGCGTCGGCGCCAAGATGGACTCGATGGACCTGGAGAGGGAGCGGGGGATCACCATCCAGTCCGCCTCCACGCAGGTGATGTGGGACGACCATCGGGTGAACATCATCGACACGCCGGGGCACGTGGACTTCACCATCGAGGTGGAGAGGGCGCTCCGGGTGCTGGACGGCGCCGTGCTGGTGCTCTGCGCCGTCGCCGGCGTGCAGTCCCAGTCGATCACGGTGGACCGCCAGATGAAGCGGTACGGCGTGCCGCGGATCGCCTTCATCAACAAGTGCGACCGCTCCGGCGCCGACCCCCGGCGCGTGACGCAGCAACTCCGAGACCGGCTGGGCCACAATGCGGTGCTCCTCCAGATCCCCATCGGGCTGGAGGCGGAGCACCGGGGCGTGGTCGATCTGATCGGTATGCGCGCGATCCTCTTCGAGGGACCCCGCGGGGACGAACTCCGCGTCGGCCCGATCCCGGAGGAGCTGCGCGCCGAAGCGGAGGCCGCCCGTGAGGAGATGCTGGACCGTCTCTCGCTCCACTCCGAGGAGCTGACCGAAGCGATCCTGGAGGACCGCGTCGACGAGGAGACGATCCACGCCGCGATCCGCGCCGCCACCCTCGATCTGCGGTTGACGCCGGTGCTGGTCGGGTCGGCCTACAAGAACAAGGGCGTGCAAACGCTTCTGGACGCGGTGGTGCGCTATCTCCCCTCGCCGGCGGACATCCGGAACGAGGCGTTCCTCCTGGACGATCCCCGCGAGCGGACGACTCTCGTCCCCGACGACGACGCGCCCGCCCTCGGCCTCGCCTTCAAGCTCGAAGACGGCCCGTACGGGCAGCTCACCTATCTGCGCGTTTACCAGGGGCGGATCGCCCGCGGCGATACGCTGATCAACAATCGAACCAACAGGCGGGTGCGGATCGGACGGCTCGTGCGAATGCACGCCGACGAGATGGAGGAAATCGACGGGGCGGGCCCCGGGGACATCGTCGCCCTCTTCGGGGTGGACTGCGCCTCCGGCGACACCTTCGCCGCCGACGGCTATCGGTACGGCCTCACCAGCATGCACGTCCCCGAACCGGTGATCGCCCTGTCGGTCCGGCCGAAGACGCGCGACGCCCAGGACCGCCTCTCCCGCGCGCTGGCCCGATTCTCGAAGGAGGATCCCACCTTCCGTACCCACGTGGATCACGAGAGCAGCGAGACGATCATCTCCGGCATGGGCGAGCTGCACCTGGAAGTGTACGTGGAGAGGCTCCGCCGCGAATACAACGCCGACGTGGAGACCGGACAGCCCCAAGTCGCCTATCGCGAGGCGATCACGCGCCGGGCCGGCTTCGACTACACGCACAAGAAGCAGACCGGAGGCGCCGGGCAATACGGCCGCGTGCAGGGGTACCTCGAGCCTTGCGCGGAGAGCGATTTCGCCTTCGTCAGCGAAGTGAAGGGGGGAAACATCCCCGTCGAATACATACCGTCCTGCGAGAAGGGCTTCCGGGCGGAGACGGCGGAGGGGCGGCTCGTCGGCTTCCCGGTGGTCGGCGTGCGCGTGGTGCTGGTGGACGGCGCATTCCACAACGTGGACTCGTCGGATCACGCCTTCCAAACCGCGGCGCGCCACGCTTTCCGCGAAGCGTACCTGCGCGCCCAACCGGTCCTCCTCGAACCGATCATGAACCTCTCGATCGAGGGGCCGACGGAGTTCCAGGGGGAAATGCTCCGAACCGTGATGCAGCGCCGCGGCGTGATCATCGGCACCGCCGACGAAAACGAGTTCGTGCGCGTCGACGGGGAGGTGCCCCTCTCGGAGATGTTCGGCTACGCCACCACGCTCCGTTCCGCCACGCAGGGGAAGGCGGAGTTCACCATGGAGTTCGCCCGTTACGCCCCGGTCCCGTGGGAGATCGCCAAGGATCGGATCGAGGAGATCCGCCGAAGGAAGGAAGGGAAGGGATAA
- a CDS encoding efflux RND transporter periplasmic adaptor subunit, whose amino-acid sequence MIRPHPDFRASSRRAIAAAAPLLFLLFLLAPTGCSDRASSDSIAGYQLVPVTRGELIVTASASGSIEPVRVVEVKSKASGEILRMPVESGDRVERGAILVDLDRDEVRSSLAQAEADVEEARVRLRVAEARLTRSSQLSEAGLQSEEEHENVVLEHAQARTQLVKAENVLDLAKERFADATVRAPITGRVITKEVEEGQIISSATTQVSDGTLLLTMADLTEVQIRTLVDETDIGLIQAGQEAEVTVDAYPRRRFLGRVIKVEPQAVIEQNVTTFPVLVRIPNEDGLLLPGMNADVEVRIDRRENVLTVPNEAIRSEKDAIYVAGALGMDSDVAEAALRSEERQSGRSVGIVFKPVDSGDSSASDAGSAAARFRLIRVELGLRNWNETEVLSGLEEGDRVVVTLSTGLLRQQEQMKERAERWGGMPGMKKDKSKSQ is encoded by the coding sequence ATGATTCGCCCGCACCCCGATTTCCGAGCCTCATCCCGGAGAGCGATCGCCGCGGCGGCCCCTCTCCTTTTCCTGTTGTTTCTGTTGGCGCCGACCGGCTGCTCCGATCGCGCCTCCTCCGATTCGATCGCCGGTTACCAACTCGTGCCGGTGACGCGGGGGGAACTGATCGTCACCGCCTCGGCGTCCGGCTCCATCGAACCGGTCCGGGTCGTGGAGGTCAAGTCGAAAGCGTCCGGCGAAATCCTCCGGATGCCCGTCGAGAGCGGCGACCGGGTGGAACGCGGCGCGATTCTGGTCGACCTGGACCGGGACGAAGTGAGGAGTTCCCTCGCCCAGGCCGAGGCGGACGTGGAGGAGGCGCGGGTGCGGCTCCGGGTGGCGGAGGCCCGTCTCACCCGCTCCAGTCAGCTGAGCGAGGCGGGCCTGCAATCGGAGGAGGAGCACGAAAACGTGGTGCTGGAGCACGCCCAGGCGCGAACCCAGCTCGTGAAGGCGGAGAATGTGCTCGATCTCGCCAAGGAGCGTTTCGCCGACGCCACGGTGCGCGCGCCCATCACCGGCCGGGTGATCACCAAGGAGGTCGAGGAGGGGCAGATCATCAGCAGCGCCACCACGCAGGTGAGCGACGGCACGCTCCTTCTCACCATGGCGGATCTCACGGAGGTGCAGATCCGGACCCTGGTGGACGAGACGGACATCGGATTGATCCAGGCCGGTCAGGAGGCGGAGGTGACCGTCGACGCCTACCCGCGACGGCGTTTTCTCGGCCGGGTGATCAAGGTGGAGCCTCAGGCGGTGATCGAACAGAACGTGACCACGTTTCCCGTCTTGGTGCGCATCCCGAACGAAGACGGGCTCCTTCTTCCCGGCATGAACGCCGACGTGGAGGTTCGGATCGATCGCCGCGAAAACGTGCTCACCGTCCCCAACGAGGCGATCCGCTCCGAGAAGGACGCGATTTACGTGGCCGGCGCCCTCGGAATGGATTCGGACGTCGCCGAGGCGGCGCTCCGGAGCGAGGAGCGGCAATCGGGACGTTCCGTCGGGATCGTCTTCAAGCCGGTCGATTCCGGCGACAGCAGCGCCTCCGACGCCGGGTCGGCCGCGGCGCGCTTCCGCCTCATCCGGGTGGAATTGGGGCTCCGCAATTGGAACGAAACGGAGGTCCTCTCCGGTCTCGAGGAGGGGGATAGGGTGGTGGTCACACTCTCCACCGGCCTTCTCCGGCAGCAGGAGCAGATGAAGGAGCGGGCGGAGCGTTGGGGAGGAATGCCGGGGATGAAGAAGGACAAGAGCAAGAGCCAATGA
- a CDS encoding YIP1 family protein: MSQFTDRLIRAARLDATLFEEVEADEESLGQAIAAVLLFGLAGGVGTLSLAGLRGLFAGAVLALAGWFLWANLVYWIGTRLLPERQTDADLGQLLRTIGFSSAPGILLALGVIPPIRFVVYAVGLLWMLAAMVVAVRQALDYTSTRRALEVCLIGWLVLPLLLSVPFIMLGR, from the coding sequence ATGTCCCAGTTTACCGATCGCCTGATCCGCGCGGCCCGGCTCGACGCGACGCTGTTCGAGGAAGTGGAGGCGGACGAGGAATCCCTCGGCCAGGCGATCGCCGCGGTCCTTCTCTTCGGTCTCGCCGGCGGCGTGGGGACCCTCTCCCTCGCCGGGCTTCGGGGTCTATTCGCCGGCGCCGTCCTCGCCCTCGCCGGCTGGTTCCTCTGGGCGAACCTGGTCTACTGGATCGGCACGCGCCTCCTCCCGGAACGCCAGACCGACGCCGACCTCGGTCAACTCCTTCGAACCATCGGTTTCTCCAGCGCGCCGGGGATCCTCCTCGCCCTCGGCGTGATTCCGCCGATCCGCTTCGTCGTCTACGCGGTGGGGCTCCTCTGGATGCTCGCGGCGATGGTGGTCGCGGTGCGGCAGGCGCTCGACTACACGAGCACCCGGCGGGCGTTGGAGGTGTGCCTGATCGGCTGGCTGGTGCTCCCCCTCCTCCTCAGCGTTCCTTTCATCATGTTGGGACGGTAG
- a CDS encoding AAA family ATPase has protein sequence MATAKKKTAKKGTGKRTTKKTAAKTVKKKTGKKKGARAGTGRSGAKKPARKRAARKDGLKPAPAHTALSPDRLCWRCDPDCFRFKDTSTIRPLGETVGQDRAVRAIELGVSLRSPGYNIYVSGQSGTGKMTTVTRILDQARSRCRAPRDFAYVYNFKNSYQPLLLVFPKGGGIRFHRRMDDLVRVLRKELPATLEGGTFAEQRETLAEAYIKKQKGLFVSFEEELKKNGFILSQIRMGAMSRPEIMIPVGDKAFSVEQLAILVETGQIELPGEVDLEAMKTKEAGFRKRMREVMKTSRRLNAELAERLERLERRAVSDLIGDIIADIQEEFADNEKVCAYLADLTEHILTHLTELKAIHNQEKEPRPLGAGNPGDPYLPYRVNVILDNSGTDTCSIVKETNPTYNNVFGTIERTVTHIGQTVTDFTKIKAGSILQADGGFLVLNAVDALSEPGLWKTLKRVLMHRELVIQGIEGLFQLSTVSLKPEPIRLETTVILIGPPYLYFLLHQYDEDFRKIFKVRADFDQEIRLNEEAVQKYASFVARMCDREGLRPFRPEAVARLIEHGVRAAGGRERVTSHFGEIADVIRESSFWAEQSGRKRVSGEAVERALRGRRDRIDLVEEKVRDRYREGLVLIDTGGSRVGQVNGLAVLAYGEHRFGIPSRITAAVGVGKAGIVNVEREAKLSGNTHDKGVLILTGYLRENFARKSSLGLTASICFEQSYGGVDGDSASSTELYAILSAIAGVPIRQDLAVSGSVNQKGDVQAVGGINEKVEGFFALCNERGLTGEQGVLIPESNVPDLMLREEVRRAVEKGSFHIYPISRIEQGIGLLTGAEAGEPNEKGEWPKGTLYARIQERLRELEKGSAPVRRRGARKKK, from the coding sequence ATGGCGACGGCGAAGAAAAAGACGGCGAAGAAGGGAACAGGAAAGAGGACCACGAAAAAAACCGCGGCGAAGACCGTGAAGAAAAAAACGGGGAAGAAGAAAGGCGCTCGCGCGGGGACCGGCCGGAGCGGGGCGAAGAAGCCCGCCCGGAAGCGCGCCGCGCGGAAGGACGGTCTGAAACCGGCGCCCGCCCACACGGCGCTCTCCCCGGACCGTCTCTGCTGGCGGTGCGACCCGGATTGTTTTCGTTTCAAGGACACTTCCACGATCCGGCCTCTCGGAGAGACCGTCGGCCAGGACCGAGCCGTGCGGGCCATCGAGTTGGGGGTAAGCCTCCGCTCGCCCGGGTACAACATCTACGTGAGCGGCCAATCCGGCACGGGCAAGATGACCACCGTCACCCGAATCCTGGACCAGGCGCGCTCCCGTTGCCGCGCCCCCCGCGATTTCGCCTATGTCTATAACTTCAAGAATTCGTATCAGCCCCTGCTCCTCGTTTTCCCGAAGGGAGGGGGGATCCGTTTCCACCGCCGGATGGACGATCTGGTTCGCGTGCTCAGGAAGGAACTCCCCGCCACCCTCGAGGGGGGAACTTTCGCGGAACAGCGGGAGACCCTCGCCGAGGCGTACATCAAGAAACAGAAGGGGCTCTTCGTTTCCTTCGAGGAGGAACTCAAGAAGAACGGCTTCATTCTGAGCCAGATCCGGATGGGGGCGATGTCGCGCCCGGAGATCATGATCCCCGTCGGCGACAAGGCCTTTTCGGTGGAGCAGCTGGCCATCCTGGTGGAGACGGGGCAGATCGAACTTCCCGGCGAGGTCGACCTGGAGGCGATGAAGACGAAGGAAGCCGGTTTCCGGAAGCGGATGCGGGAGGTGATGAAGACCTCCCGGCGGCTGAACGCGGAGTTGGCGGAGCGTCTCGAGCGCCTCGAGCGCCGCGCCGTGTCCGATCTGATCGGCGACATCATCGCCGACATCCAGGAGGAGTTCGCCGACAACGAGAAAGTGTGCGCCTATCTGGCGGACCTGACCGAGCACATTCTGACTCACTTGACGGAACTGAAGGCGATCCACAACCAGGAGAAGGAGCCGCGCCCCCTCGGCGCCGGCAACCCCGGGGATCCCTATCTCCCGTACCGCGTGAACGTCATCCTGGACAACTCGGGCACCGACACGTGCTCCATCGTCAAGGAGACCAACCCGACCTACAACAACGTGTTCGGGACGATCGAGAGAACCGTGACCCACATCGGCCAGACCGTGACCGATTTCACCAAGATCAAGGCCGGCTCGATTCTGCAGGCGGACGGCGGCTTCCTGGTGCTGAACGCGGTGGACGCCCTTTCCGAGCCCGGGCTGTGGAAGACGCTCAAGCGCGTGCTGATGCACCGCGAGCTGGTGATCCAGGGGATCGAGGGACTCTTCCAGCTCTCCACGGTGAGCCTCAAGCCGGAGCCGATCCGGCTGGAGACGACGGTGATCCTGATCGGACCGCCCTATCTTTATTTTCTACTCCACCAGTACGACGAGGACTTCCGCAAGATCTTCAAGGTCCGGGCCGACTTCGACCAGGAGATCCGGCTGAACGAGGAGGCGGTGCAGAAGTACGCCTCCTTCGTGGCGCGCATGTGCGACCGGGAGGGGCTGCGGCCTTTCCGTCCCGAGGCGGTCGCCCGCCTCATCGAGCACGGCGTGCGCGCCGCGGGAGGGCGGGAGCGGGTCACCAGCCACTTCGGCGAGATCGCCGACGTGATCCGCGAATCGAGTTTCTGGGCGGAGCAGAGCGGCCGGAAGCGGGTGAGCGGCGAGGCGGTGGAGAGGGCGCTCCGGGGCCGCCGGGACCGGATCGATCTCGTGGAGGAGAAGGTGCGCGACCGGTACCGGGAGGGGCTGGTGCTGATCGACACCGGCGGTTCCCGCGTCGGCCAGGTGAACGGTCTGGCCGTGCTCGCCTACGGCGAACACCGCTTCGGAATCCCCTCGCGGATCACCGCCGCCGTCGGCGTGGGGAAGGCGGGGATCGTCAACGTGGAGAGGGAGGCGAAGCTCTCCGGGAACACCCACGACAAGGGGGTGCTGATCCTGACCGGCTACCTGCGCGAGAACTTCGCTCGTAAATCGTCTCTCGGCCTTACGGCGAGCATCTGCTTCGAGCAGTCCTATGGAGGCGTGGACGGCGACAGCGCCTCCTCCACCGAGCTGTACGCGATTCTCTCGGCGATCGCCGGCGTTCCGATCCGGCAGGACCTGGCCGTTTCCGGCTCGGTGAATCAGAAGGGGGACGTCCAGGCGGTGGGCGGGATCAACGAAAAGGTGGAGGGGTTCTTCGCGCTCTGCAACGAGAGGGGCCTCACCGGCGAACAGGGGGTTCTGATCCCCGAGTCGAACGTGCCGGATCTGATGCTGCGGGAAGAGGTGCGCCGCGCCGTGGAGAAGGGGAGTTTCCACATCTATCCGATCTCCCGGATCGAGCAGGGGATCGGGCTTCTTACCGGCGCGGAGGCGGGCGAGCCGAACGAAAAGGGGGAGTGGCCCAAGGGGACCCTCTACGCCCGTATCCAGGAGAGGTTGCGGGAGCTGGAGAAGGGTTCCGCGCCGGTCCGCCGCCGGGGGGCGCGCAAGAAGAAGTAA